The following are encoded in a window of Phragmites australis chromosome 22, lpPhrAust1.1, whole genome shotgun sequence genomic DNA:
- the LOC133905176 gene encoding BTB/POZ domain-containing protein NPY4-like translates to MKYMKLGSKPDVFQTEGNSIRFVTTDLATDIVIAVGDVKFYLHKFPLLSKSSRLQTLVASTNEENNDEVDISDIPGGPAAFEICAKFCYGMIVTLNAYNVLAARCAAEYLEMFETIDKGNLIYKIDVFLSASIFRTWKDSIIVLQSTKSLQHWTENLKVINHCIDSIASKASIDPSEVDWSYTYNRKKLPSENGLDSHWNGVRKQQTVPRDWWVEDLCDLEMCLYKKVILAIKAKGRTSSEVIGEALRAYACRWLFSSLDNAVNNGLDCTKHRAALETIISLLPAEKGSVSCGLLLKLLRAACLLGSGETYRDELMKRIGARLDGASVSDLLIPADSNDDAMYNVDLVTAILEEFMLQHTDGSERKLQEDEETLDVTDNLITPVSSASKLAAVAKLIDGYLAEIAKDPSLPLTKFIALAESVPAASRPVHDALYRAIDMYLKGHPGMSKSEKKRLSALMDCKKLSADASAHAVQNERLPLRVVVQVIFFEQVRQSSVSAAGGARSAPARSLLLPKEDGNGTSCGSSRSAATTATTEDDQWAGTGAPTSTSGGDASSLRSASLAANRSGRSSSDKKDKKKAKGGAVAPAPAKRMLGKLWSGKASSRENSGSDTSESPAGSVNLEETKSTPSRITRHSVS, encoded by the exons ATGAAGTATATGAAGCTTGGATCGAAGCCGGATGTCTTTCAGACAGAGGGGAACAGTATCAG GTTTGTTACAACTGACCTGGCGACGGACATTGTTATCGCAGTAGGAGATGTCAAGTTTTATCTTCACAAG TTCCCTCTGTTGTCGAAGAGTTCCCGCTTACAAACACTGGTGGCCTCAACAAATGAGGAAAACAACGATGAAGTAGACATCTCTGATATCCCAGGCGGACCTGCAGCATTTGAAATATGTGCCAAGTTCTGCTACGGTATGATCGTCACGCTCAACGCCTACAATGTCCTCGCAGCCCGGTGCGCCGCCGAGTACCTCGAGATGTTCGAGACGATTGACAAGGGAAACCTCATCTACAAGATCGACGTGTTCTTGTCCGCAAGCATATTCCGCACCTGGAAAGACTCGATCATCGTGCTGCAGTCGACAAAGTCACTCCAGCACTGGACAGAGAACCTGAAGGTGATCAACCACTGCATCGATTCCATCGCCTCCAAAGCTTCCATAGATCCATCGGAGGTCGACTGGTCATACACCTACAACAGAAAGAAGCTTCCATCCGAGAACGGCCTCGACTCGCACTGGAACGGCGTGAGGAAGCAGCAGACGGTGCCTAGAGACTggtgggtggaggacctctgcGACCTTGAGATGTGCCTGTACAAGAAGGTCATCTTGGCCATCAAGGCCAAGGGGAGGACAAGCAGCGAGGTGATCGGTGAAGCGCTGCGGGCCTACGCCTGCCGATGGCTGTTCAGTTCCCTGGACAATGCTGTCAACAATGGGCTTGACTGCACAAAGCATCGTGCTGCTCTTGAAACCATCATCTCCCTGTTGCCAGCTGAGAAAGGTTCTGTCTCCTGTGGTCTCCTTCTGAAGCTGCTGAGAGCTGCATGCTTGCTGGGGTCCGGTGAGACCTACCGCGACGAGCTGATGAAGAGGATCGGCGCGCGTCTGGACGGAGCTTCAGTCTCAGATCTTCTCATACCCGCGGATTCCAACGATGACGCTATGTACAATGTAGACCTGGTCACTGCAATACTGGAGGAGTTCATGCTGCAGCACACAGATGGGAGTGAGCGAAAGCTGCAAGAAGACGAAGAGACCTTGGATGTAACTGATAACCTGATCACTCCTGTCTCCAGCGCTTCGAAGCTGGCCGCTGTCGCAAAGCTGATCGACGGGTACCTTGCTGAGATCGCCAAGGACCCCAGCCTTCCTCTTACAAAGTTCATCGCGCTCGCTGAATCGGTGCCTGCCGCGTCTCGACCGGTGCACGACGCGCTCTACCGCGCCATCGAcatgtatctcaag GGGCATCCGGGCATGTCGAAGAGCGAGAAGAAGCGGCTCAGCGCGCTGATGGACTGCAAGAAGCTGTCCGCCGACGCGAGCGCGCACGCCGTGCAGAACGAGCGGCTGCCCCTGCGCGTGGTGGTGCAGGTCATCTTCTTCGAGCAGGTCCGGCAGTCGTCGGTCTCTGCCGCCGGCGGTGCCCGCAGCGCTCCCGCGCGCTCGCTCCTCCTGCCCAAGGAGGACGGCAACGGCACCTCGTGCGGCAGCTCCAGGTCGGccgcgacgacggcgacgaccgagGACGATCAGTGGGCCGGCACGGGCGCGCCGACGTCGACGTCCGGCGGTGACGCCAGCTCGCTCCGGTCGGCGAGCCTGGCCGCCAACAGGAgcgggaggagcagcagcgacaagaaggacaagaagaaggcGAAGGGCGGCGCGGTGGCGCCGGCGCCTGCGAAGAGGATGTTGGGGAAGCTGTGGTCCGGCAAGGCGAGCAGCAGGGAGAACAGCGGCTCGGACACGTCGGAGAGCCCCGCCGGCTCCGTCAACCTGGAGGAGACCAAGTCAACGCCATCACGAATCACGAGGCATTCTGTGTCATAG
- the LOC133904604 gene encoding GDP-Man:Man(3)GlcNAc(2)-PP-Dol alpha-1,2-mannosyltransferase-like, protein MAILAGLLAVLSALLAAALRRLLRRPAPTPAAGFFHPYTNDGGGGERVLWCAVRAVQVLRPGLPCAVFTGDADGSPEGLAARALDWFGVRLLRPPQVVHLDKRKWIEASTYPYFTMIGQSFGSVYLAWVALTDFNP, encoded by the exons ATGGCGATCTTGGCCGGCCTCCTCGCCGTCCTCTCcgcgctcctcgccgccgcgctccgGCGCCTCCTCCGTCGCCCCGCTCCCACGCCCGCAGCGGGGTTCTTCCATCCGTATACCaacgatggcggcggcggagagcgcGTGCTCTGGTGCGCCGTGCGCGCCGTGCAGGTGCTCCGCCCGGGCCTCCCCTGCGCCGTCTTCACCGGCGACGCCGACGGATCGCCCGAAGGCCTTGCCGCCCGGGCCCTAGACTGGTTCGGCGTCCGCCTCCTCCGTCCGCCGCAG GTTGTTCACTTGGATAAGAGAAAGTGGATCGAAGCCAGCACATATCCCTACTTCACAATGATTGGGCAAAGTTTTGGCTCAGTTTATCTTGCATGGGTGGCTCTGACGGACTTTAACCCCTAG